From the Salarias fasciatus chromosome 5, fSalaFa1.1, whole genome shotgun sequence genome, the window GGTGACGATAAAACTCCTATTCATGTGCACAATATTCGACACGAAACAAGCCCGGTTCAAAGAAACAGTCCTCATCCCACAAGACCGTCTGCTCTGAAATCAAAACACCGCCACTCTCTTTGCTCTGATGTGtgataaaacaggaaaaaaatgatgACTGGGGCATCTAATTTTAGAGATGTTTCCTGGAAGTTACATTATTTTGCCAGagtagaaaacaaagaaaatgtgcagAGTAGAAAAAGTATTATCCTACAAACTGCAGAAATTAAAACGGTAGTATAGGAACATTTTCTTATGAGGTTGGCATCAAATATGCGCAAAACTTCAAAACATACTGCAGTTATTGTATTTCTGTTGAATCCTATAAAGCCAAGCGGCCACACTTCTGCTATTTCGTTAACACACCAGTGTACACCAAAGGGGAACAAAGCATCTCCTCCATGTTAAGCCAACATTACTGAACAAAGTGAGTATCGTGTTCCCTGTGTAAAGGAATCAATGCTGCCTATTGTTCCGAAACACATTCTCTTTGCCAGTGGCTGCAGAATGACATGCAAGCAGTAGTTAATCTGACTTTCACTTTATATGGTGTTAGTTAACGCTTTCGTAGATAAGCTTGTTCGTTAACAGCGTTTTTCTTGGCAGCGAACTTGCGTCTTGTGATCTCATGATCCTTATACATGTTAAGGTGCTCTTCTCTTTGTTTATTAATGCAAATTATTACAAGTAAACACACaaaggaggggtggggggggggggtactggctCTGCAAAGTAATTGAGATTAAGTGAGTAAATGTTTGCACGTGCTGTGAGTGGATGTCAGTTGAGTCTGCGAGAGAGCGATTCCGAGCACGTCAGCAGGAGGAGTTCATTAACGGCCTACTGTTGCGTACCTCTGTACTCCTCCAATTTTTGATTCATTACGTTCATAATATTCTACATTGGTTTGTCTCCAACCTTTTTATCCTAAGCAACCCTCCcagcaaagcagaaggaaaGAACTCATTGTTTGTGCGGAGACTGCCTGCATTACAATTTAAAAACCCTTTGTCTTGTACCATGCTGGCAAATGAGTCTGGACAACCTCTAAACAAAAACTGTCAGTTTCCATTTAGATTCATTGTGGGGTGCAGGGATTTGGCAGGAAGGCAGGAGTGTCTTTGCGGATCCTCATACTCATTTAAGGTTGTTGTTATAAGACGGAGATGGAGATGGTGTTTTGTGACCTGAACCCTCGACGCATTCCAGCCATTTGTCCGTGGGTTATTGCAATTTTCTTGAGCTGATGTTCAAACCTGCATTTTAATAAGTCAATTTACTATTGCCTTTTTCTGAAACTTGCCAAGACAGTCCcccagaaaagaaaagcattcaAAATAAGCTTATagtatttttgtgttgttttatccCTCATATGCATCCCAGTCAAAATGTCTGCAAACACTAACACTTAACATACTTATCCAAACTGACATACTTCCAGTAATCATGTGTCaggaatacattaaaaaaaaaaaaaaaatcactagttagattattctttcattgagaCTTTATTGTCGTTTTTCTGACAGATCATATTATTAATGGCACATGAACACatctgctgcagtgcagcactGACAAAGATGATTGCAGAAGTTTCCTGTATTTGCAGAGCCTGAGCCGTCACACTGACGCCCTCTGGTGGCTGCACTGTCCAAATGATTTAACATTCAGCATCTGATAcctgtgtgtctctttgtgcaTTTTGATGTGTTTGCTCTTCAGGTCCCATCAGCAGCATCCTGGTGAACAAATATGGGAGTCGTCCTGTTATGATAGTCGGAGGATGCATGTCTGGAGCAGGCCTCATCGCTGCCTCTTTCTGCAACTCCGTTCAAGCACTGTACTTCTGCATTGGTGTAGTGGGAGGTACCTAATAATaactttctgtattttcaagATTGGTCAGATTCCTTCTTTGATCTACTGTGCACTGTTGCCATCTGGtgttcttaaaaaaatataacacCAAGAATTATTTGTCCAAATGCTGTTTTAACCctcaattttttatttttttttaaagatactaatactttaaaactgattGTTTCAGGTTTGGGATTGTCCTTCAACCTGAATCCTGCTCTCACTATGATTGGAAAGTACTTCTACAAGAGGCGGCCTATTGCAAATGGGATCGCTATGGCTGGCAGCCCTGTGTTCCTCTCCACTCTGGCTCCAATTAACACCTGGCTGTTTGACAAGTTTGGATGGAGAGGAAGCTTTTTGATCCTGGGTGGCCTTCTCTTCAATTGCTGTGTTGCTGGTTCCCTGATGCGACCAATTGGACCGAAACCCAAACCTCCAGAGAAGACAACTGAGAGGAGGACTGTTATGCAGACTATCAATAGCTTCATTGACCTTTCTTTGTTCAAGCACCGTGGCTTTTTGCTTTATCTTACAGGCaatattgtcatgttttttggCCTTTTTACACCTCTGGTGTTCCTCTCTAATTATGCCAAGAGTAAAGATATCCCCAAGGAAAAGGCAGCTTTTTTATTGTCCGTGCTGGCCTTTGTTGACATGGTGGCACGACCCTCTATGGGCATAGTGGCCAACACTAAGTGGATCAGGCCCAGAATACAATACTTCTTTGCCGTCTCTGTGCTGTATAATGGTATTTGTCATATTCTGGCACCAATATCTGTAGACTACAAAGGTTTTATTATCTATGCTATGTTCTTTGGGTCTGCCTTTGGCTGGCTGAGCGCAGTGCTGTTTGAGACCTTGATGGACCTCGTGGGAACTCAACGTTTCTCAAGCGCGGTCGGCCTCGTCACTATTGTGGAGTGTGGCCCTGTATTGCTGGGGCCCCCATTGCTCGGTGAGTAAAACCAGCTCATTTTGAATTCATGTTCATGTAGCTAAACCTAACAGGACCAAACAGTTCATCTAAAatacctttctctctctctctctttctctctctcggtctCTTTTTGTCTTGACAGGAAGGTTCAAAGACATCTACAATGATTACAAGTACACATACCAGAGTTGTGGGATCCTCCTCATCATTTCCAGTGTCTTCCTATTTCTAGGGATGGGACTCAACTATCGACTGctggcaaaagaaaaaaaggaggaggagaggaagggcagGATGGGAGTTAGAGTAGAGAAGTCCAACAGGGACAATGCTGCCAAAGACGGTGCAGAGGCTAAGAACACAGAGGACACAGTCTAATGTTCTGTACCATGTCCGCTTACGTTTTAGTTCAATTTCGTGCAGTTGGTGGGGTGGCTATTCATGAAAAATTGATGCTTTTGTGGAACAGGCCACATCAACATTTCTGCTCTCTTTCATAATGCATTGTTTTAGGAGACTGCCATGGAAATCATTGACTCACTTGCAGTTCAATGTAAAATATTTACATGCTTACTAAATCCCTTTAAACTAATAAATATTCTACATAAAACATACCTCTTATATTCGAGCTGAGGCTGATAAATGCTTTGCTGAGACTATTCAACTTAGATGTGCCTTTTAATGCCACTTATACAATGTTATGACATTTATCTAAAATCAGGTATTATCACAATTACTTCTTCAAGGCTGCAGCACTACATTAATCCTATTCTGAGCTTGTAAAATGTATCTTAATGGACACAAGTTATTCCCCTGAAGATATACTTCATGTTATGTACCTCACTTTTCttgaaatgtaatttctgaaacacattctttttaaataaagtttattccTCACAAGGGCCTATCGGGAAATACCAATTTTCAAAGGTTTTGACAATACAGTCCAAGCCATTATAGCTTTGTTTCTTTTACAAATATATTCATACTGAC encodes:
- the LOC115388803 gene encoding monocarboxylate transporter 1; this encodes MAPAVGGPVGYTPPEGGWGWMVVVGAFISIGFSYAFPKSITVFFKEIEAIFNVTSSQVSWISSIMLACMYGGGPISSILVNKYGSRPVMIVGGCMSGAGLIAASFCNSVQALYFCIGVVGGLGLSFNLNPALTMIGKYFYKRRPIANGIAMAGSPVFLSTLAPINTWLFDKFGWRGSFLILGGLLFNCCVAGSLMRPIGPKPKPPEKTTERRTVMQTINSFIDLSLFKHRGFLLYLTGNIVMFFGLFTPLVFLSNYAKSKDIPKEKAAFLLSVLAFVDMVARPSMGIVANTKWIRPRIQYFFAVSVLYNGICHILAPISVDYKGFIIYAMFFGSAFGWLSAVLFETLMDLVGTQRFSSAVGLVTIVECGPVLLGPPLLGRFKDIYNDYKYTYQSCGILLIISSVFLFLGMGLNYRLLAKEKKEEERKGRMGVRVEKSNRDNAAKDGAEAKNTEDTV